The genomic region TGCTCATTATTGCCAAAGGAACTTCTGGGGACTTCTATGGAatatccacaaaaaaaaaaaaccaaaaaagaaaaaggtgtgTATATATCCCACATTCTGGTTCTTTGAATGCCAGGTGTTGCATTCCccactgctctgccccagccctcaCAATTCCCATCGTTCAGCACACCAGGATTGAGTGATGATGCCTTGGGatacagcttctctggaaatctgctgtcccagcctgtcagGATTGCCTTGTGCCCTCAGAATGATCAGCTCATTTGTAGAAAAGAGAAGCTTTCTGAATTGCTGTAATTATcccagaagagagagagagaatttcCCTTCCAATTTCCTCCAAGGATAAACCAAATTCACATTATTTTGTCCTTTGCAGGAGCTCTCCTGCCTAATTGCTGGGAATTACCAGTCTTGAAAAAATGATTCAAATCTTCCTTGATGAGACTGACCATGTTGTTTCACGTGCTGGTCACCTAAAGTGCTCTACACGTTCCAAAAGCTGcagattttgtgttttcatgAGTTCAGACCCTGCTTTGGGCCACACAACCAAGGGATCAAAGACTCAACATGAGGTGTTCAGGGAACACTTCACAAAATTTGAGCTATGGAAAGTCTCAGGGTTTCACTGGGAATAATTTTGTCTAGAATTGCCAAGAGTGGGGGATTTCACCAGATTTTACCCTGGTGGGAGGGAtctgagcaggaagaagagcCCTGAAAAGGAGCTGGATCACCAGAACAAGGCTGAGGTCGTGTTAATGGGATAATTGGGCAATAACTGCTCCAAACATAGCTAAAAAAAACTAGGCTGGGCAGGTGGAGATAAAATAGGAATAAGGGCTCAAAGATGGAAGTGATCTGGATCATAAAGACATGAGAGGATCCCTTGACTCTGAGTGCTTCCATCTGCCTGCAGGATAATTAAATTTACGTTCTCCAATCCAAACCTATTTTGAGATGTCACTTTTCTTTGCGGGCTGGAGAAATTGAGTGTAAAAAATGGCGTTTGGACAAAGAAGTGTCCTTGCACCTAATGGACAGGgccaggaaggcaggagggagcaaGAGGACAGCTGAGATGTGGGGAGGGTGAAGATGAGTCAAAGAAAGGATGGGAAGCCAAACTGGGATGAGGTTTTGGTGCAGGGAATTTGTCAAGCTCCCCAAATAGGCAGAGTTGTGCCAGGGCCCAACACTCAGTGATGAGACTCAAGGAAAATCTGGAAGCAGGAAaagagggcagggcagggtggcaaAGTCCCGGCTGTTGTGATGTGCCTAAAACAGGGAAGGACAGAAACTATGGGATCCAGGAATTGCAGATGGGGAAGAATGGGCAAAAATCCTCCACTTTGAGATGATTTACCACAAAAGTTTTCATGTCAGCAGGAAGGTCCTCACACCAAGACATGAAGAGATCCTGGTCTTGCCTGgactttccttcctcctgctcctctcctcccttcccaatCTCCTTggcctctctccctgctccagctgctccactgTCTTCTTTTCAGCTCAAGCAGATCTTCCCAGAGCAACAAAAGGTCTCCTGGTGGGAAAGGCTTTGCCATGGACAAAGCTGCAGGGTCTCACATGGGCTTGACGCCAGCACAAAGCCTGTGCCCAGTTCAtctctgcagacacagccccTCATCCCCACCACTGCAGTTCCCCACCCCTGATGGGGGCACCTGGGGCTCCACCAGGGTTTGGGTGGAAGCATCAGCTCAGGGACAAAGCTTTGCTGTCATTTCTGGGCAAGAAGTGGAGGAATGGAGGAAATCCAAGGAGGTGAGGcaggggagagctgcagagggggagCCTGGTGGGTGCTTGGCTGTGAGACCTCGGGGCTGCTCAGGGTCCAAACCCATGGGGGTCCTGAGGCACTGCTGGAGATGTGtttgctgcaggaggggaggcGAAAAGGGAATTTCCCTGAGAGGCAGAAAGCTCTGTGGAAATGAGTAAGGGCAAGGTGGGAAGTTaaacagccctgagctccaccAGGGTGGTGTCTTTGGATCCTTTCACCTCATGTGGGTACAACTGGTGGCCAAACCTCACCCAAGGCAAGGCTGGGGAGTCCCCTTGGGCCACCATCAGCTGTGGCTGGACCCCAAGCAGTGATTTCTTCAGTTGCATTTGCCTTGCATTAAATATAATGGAAAGCAAAACATTGCAGGggttttctcccaaaatttCGGTGGCTGATTTAAAAGTGTGCAaaattttgctctgtgtttctaccttgttttttcactttttttttttcttttttctttttttttttttctgttatccTAAAGTTAGGACCTGGAGAGGACATTCCACTTTCATGCTGAAGCAGAAAGTGTTTTGTGTGTTTCCTAGATCTTTTCCAGAATATTTTGAGGCTGTAGATGGACTTAGAGaactgtaaataatttttttttggaaaaaccaaaaatctcaAGTAGCTGCTGCAAAGCACATGATATAATTTTAATCTGCTTTACAGGGAAGTTGGAAGGGATTAATTAAGCAGTTAATAATTAACCTGAGCTTTATGTTAGTGCAAAGTACTGAGTAAATGTATTCATAAGGAAATTATGAGAAGTAATTACCTTTTAGAAAGGAGAATCTGAAGAAGGGTCATGCAAAACTATACTGGAAGTGCTGGAGAAAgctcaaaagcttttttttttttggagttgAGGAAATTGTACATTGAAGGTGGAATTAGGGCATAGCCTCAATATTCAAGAAGAAACTTCCTACCCACATGTATCAAACGTTCCTCCTTAGCTTACAAAGTTTTGAAGAATTTTCaacttttgctttcaaaaatacattttcccccctccaatatgactttcatttttctaaattggcgtttctttgtttgtttggtttggggttttttgagtgtggtttttggtttttgttgttttttgtttgtttgtttgttttgggttttttgttgttgttttggttttttggttttttttttttggttttttttggttttggttgtttttttgagttcgtttttgtttggtttttgttgtgttttttttgggggttatTTCACTCCAACCTGCAGCTTCACCTTTCCCTACCCATTAAATTAAGGCTCTAGCGAGCTGCAGGGGAGTGATGgcacagaagaagaagaagaagaagaaggaggaggaggaggagaaggcaaACAGCAGAGATCTCACCCCAACACGCACCCACAaagccaaaacccaacaaaatccCCCCGATGACCCTGGAGGGATCCCCCACCATCTGCTGCAGGCAAGAGCCCTACAGCAGAAAGGCCCCAAAGAAAGTTTTGTGCTCCTTGGTGTAATCCACCAGCTTGATGTCACTCACGTTGACCATCAGCTTGTCTCCCACCTCCAAGGAGACCACAGCGCCCAGGTAGATGGGCTGGAACCAACCATTGCCGTTCTCACTGAGGGTCTTGGTGCCCATCAGCAGCTGGGTGGGCTCGGGGTAGCTGTCAGTGACCTTGGTGATGATCTCAGTGACAGAGCTGGCCTTGTGGCTGCTCTCCACGGGCCCGCGGAAGGTGACCTGGGCGTACACGTAGTAATCTCCGGACACGGGGATCACCAGGGCGTTGCTGGAGTAGTTCAGGTTGTTCTTGGTGAAGGCCAGGCCTCGCTTGTCCTCCCACTGCAGGATGGGCATGTGGCTCCCCACGGCGCTGGCCAGGTCCTGCCTCTTCACTGCAgcggggagagagagggagaggagcgtgggtgagggtggcacagggtgggtgGGACGTGAAATCTCTGCTCTGAGGGGAGAGGGGTTTAAACAGGGTGAGCAAAAAAGCTGGGGCAGAAATGTTCTTATTTCACAGTGAACTGAATGGGCTGCAGGACTGTGGGGAATGGATTTGGAGAGAGTTAGGGTTTGATAGAAAGAAACCCTAAAAGAAACCTTTCTATCAAACCCTTAgggttttgttgtggtttttttgggattaTTTCACTCCAACCTGCAGCTTCACCTTTCCCTACCCATTGAATTAAGATCCCCTAGGGTTTGATAGaacctcctccttcttcttttccttcttctccttcttctccttcttctccttcttctccttcttctccttcttctttttgttcttcttcttctgtgcCATCACTCCCCTGCAGCTCGCTAGAGCCTTAATTTAATGGGTAGGGAAAGGTGAAGCTGCAGGTTGGAGTGAAATAACCCTGAAAAAACAACCCTTAGGGTTTGATAGAAGGAAATACACCCTTAGGATTTGATAGAAGGAAACCCTAAAAACTCTCTACAAGTCCATTTCCCACACAGGACAACTGTCCAGGGGTGTTGTCCAGAGTGCCCACAGGGTGTCCAGGTCTGAGCTGTCAGGTCTGAAAGCCAAGGGTGCTCTGGGAAGATCTTGACAGTGTAAGCTGTGCCTGGGAGTCCTGGTTGTGGGTCAGACCCCAAAGGATGAGCTGTCCATCCTCAAGGCTGAGtctcctggcactgggaagaTGGGGATGGCTTTACCTTCCCATCTCACCCATTTCCAGAGTGAAAACCTTGTCCTCAGGTGacaccagcactgggacagtTGTACCATGCTTGTGCCTAAGGGTTGGCCATTGGATGCCATTGGCCATCccctgtgccacaggctggTGACAAGAaggagcaggcactgccctgAATCCTGACCTAAGGGTTAGGGACAGGAAGAGGACATTCTAAACCATCTTTTCCTTCAGGAGGGGTGGGTTGCAATTCTGTTTCTTAGAAAGACGCTGCTGAGCTTGCAGAATGCCCACACTGGTCACCACCATGTGTCACCACTTGGACTTCTCTTCCTGCTTCTTCTTAAGGAGGCTGGGGCTCCTcagcccttctcctcctctgtgctctCAAGGACATCTCTTGTAGAATTGCTTTTGCTCTACCAAGGTCACTGGACTttagcaaaaaaccccaaagaccCCACTGTGCTTCAAGAGTTTCAATTCCAAAACAACGCATTctattttaaaccatttttatccctctcttccccttttttctttctttaatgcTTATCTGGAACAAAATACTGCATTTGGAGTCAGCCTCAACATTCCTCCAGGCTTTTTTGCTCCCAATCTTTTGGTGAGCAGACTGAGCTCCAGTCCTGACCCCAGCATCAGTCTGATCCAAGCTGAGGatgctccccagcctgcaggggaAAAATGAGGGAATTGCTGCCCTTTTGCCTTCCCAACTTTGATTGCTCACACACAACAGAGAGGGCAATAAACCTCAGCCCTTGCATGGTTTTCTGCAGGGAATCAAGAGTTGTCTCTGCTCTCTACTGCCTGCCACATGGAATTGTGctaaaacagcagcagtgggaagaaGAGGACAAAAACCATGAAGATTATCTCAGATATTGAAATGAACCTGGAAAATGAATGATGAATGCTTAGAAAAGATTGAGGGAACAGAGTTCCAGGAACTGAGGCCTTTTTAATGAGCTTGTGTTCATGTTTAAAGATGATTTTTATTCAGTATTTGGGGAAGGGGGTGTGTGCATGGGAAGGGGGACAA from Molothrus ater isolate BHLD 08-10-18 breed brown headed cowbird chromosome 20, BPBGC_Mater_1.1, whole genome shotgun sequence harbors:
- the TNFSF15 gene encoding tumor necrosis factor ligand superfamily member 15; the protein is MESAVEMGAEAAGSALGAGMRLRQDLRRIRCALLLCLLAVLLLMLPTAYLLVGNLRAPSSCGQVTEERGSHFLKQRAVAAVTDTLSSAEKPRAHLTVKRQDLASAVGSHMPILQWEDKRGLAFTKNNLNYSSNALVIPVSGDYYVYAQVTFRGPVESSHKASSVTEIITKVTDSYPEPTQLLMGTKTLSENGNGWFQPIYLGAVVSLEVGDKLMVNVSDIKLVDYTKEHKTFFGAFLL